The following are from one region of the Paenibacillus sp. JZ16 genome:
- a CDS encoding MBL fold metallo-hydrolase, which produces MRWKQLTRHVWGGYVYWPLPVMVWIVEDRDGLTLVDAGIPSMWNSLYQALNVRFKNKPLVQVLLTHSHGDHVGMLPNLTRTLQVPIVVHPLEADRISDISSNPTKSLDLDNAYGGLIPYHTPGHSPGHVVFYHPDDKILLAGDLFTAFFGKLRRPIAKFTPDMEESLRSGRILERLDPKLTACAHCGVVKHASSQYPKLLRKGHGSR; this is translated from the coding sequence ATGCGATGGAAGCAGCTGACACGTCACGTGTGGGGCGGATATGTATATTGGCCATTGCCTGTCATGGTATGGATCGTTGAAGATCGAGACGGATTAACGCTGGTTGACGCAGGGATACCGTCCATGTGGAATTCGTTGTATCAAGCGTTAAACGTCCGCTTCAAGAATAAGCCCTTAGTACAGGTGCTGCTTACGCACAGTCATGGGGACCATGTGGGGATGCTGCCGAACCTGACTCGGACCTTGCAGGTTCCGATAGTAGTACACCCATTAGAAGCGGACCGGATATCTGATATCTCCTCTAATCCAACCAAATCCCTGGATTTGGACAATGCGTATGGCGGGTTAATCCCTTATCATACACCGGGACATAGTCCGGGGCATGTGGTATTCTATCATCCTGACGACAAAATTCTTCTCGCAGGCGATCTGTTCACAGCATTCTTCGGCAAACTCCGCAGACCCATTGCGAAATTTACGCCTGATATGGAAGAGTCACTTCGGAGCGGGAGGATTCTTGAACGACTGGACCCTAAGCTTACGGCTTGCGCCCATTGCGGTGTTGTTAAACATGCGTCATCGCAATATCCCAAGCTGCTTCGTAAAGGTCATGGCAGTCGGTAG